The Mucilaginibacter terrenus genome has a segment encoding these proteins:
- a CDS encoding rhodanese-like domain-containing protein codes for MSQINAAQLKQRLQEEQLNLLDVREKIEHYTFNIGGLNVPVSQLEKSLPTLPYNKTDEIIVICSKGIRSEHACSILSAHGYHNVVNLKGGLIALQKLNNQ; via the coding sequence ATGAGCCAAATTAACGCAGCCCAGTTAAAGCAACGATTGCAGGAAGAACAGTTAAACCTTCTTGATGTACGGGAAAAGATTGAACATTATACCTTCAACATTGGCGGGTTGAATGTACCTGTATCCCAGCTCGAAAAAAGCTTACCAACCCTCCCCTACAACAAAACGGATGAAATAATCGTTATCTGCAGCAAAGGTATCAGGAGCGAGCATGCATGCTCTATTTTATCCGCACATGGCTACCATAATGTCGTAAACTTAAAAGGCGGATTGATAGCTTTGCAGAAGTTAAACAATCAAT